The genomic region TCTCCAAGCGGACCGGCGCGCTGCTACTGGTGGTCGGCGCGTCGGCGGCGGCCGCTCAGGGTGTCGCGGCGGCGGCTCCCGCCACGCCGATGACGCCCGGTCAGGTGGCGGCCCTCGAGAACGGACTGGCGACCAGGACGGTGCCGCTTCGGATCCCGCTGAAGACGGTCAGCGACGCCGCGCCGATGCTGCCGCTCAGCGGCGACCTCTCCGGCGCCGTGCCCGCCTCGCCGGTCCTGCCCCCGGTCCCGGCCGAGCAGGACCGGCACCAGGTGATGCCGGACAAGGTGGTGCCGGCGCTCAACTTCAGCAAGGTCGGGCCCAGCCTGGACACCGCGGTACCGCTGCCGGCCCTGGCCGACGGCGTGCGGCCGGGCAACCTGGACCTCAACTCGCCCGAGGCGCCGCTCAAGGCGGTCGGCCCCGCGGTCGGCGTCGGGCACCCGCTGAGCTTTGTCGAGGGCGCCGACGGGCAGCTGAAGGACGGCGCGCTGTCGGCCGGCGACCTGGACCCGCGGGTGCTGCCCGGCGCGATCTCGGCGGTGCCCGGGGCCAAGGCCTCGCTGGGCGGCCCGGACAAGCACACCTCGCTGGCGGAGACCGCGCAGAACCTGCTCGCCGCCACCTCGGCGGTCGCCGAGGAGGCCACCACCGAGCAGGGCTGAGGCCGCCGGGCGGACGAAGGCCCGGTGCGGATCGCCGCACCGGGCCTTCGCCGTTCTCAACGCTTCGCCGTTCTCACTGCTTCACTGTTCTCAACGCTTCACTGCTTCATCGCTTCATTGCTTCGTCAGCCCGGCAGTGCGTGCAGCAGCAGCCCGGCGACCGGCAGGTCCTTGGCGCCGCCGCCGTCGCTCAGCGCGCCGGTCGCGGCGGTGCTGCTGACGTGCGGCACGCCGTTGTCCGGCTCCAGCGCGACCGCGTTGTTCAGGGGGTCGGCGGCGGACTGCGCGAACGGGTCGAGCCGCAGGTCCTTGGCCGGGCCCAGGACGTAGCCGGTGGTGCCGTTCAGTGCGCCCAGCGCCGGTCCGACCTGGGTCGGCTGCAGTGCGGTGGTCGGAAGCTTGGGCGCGGCGGCCGCAGCGGCACCGGCGGCCGCGGGGGTGAGCAGCAGCGCCGTACCGAGCGCGGCCAGCGCGCCGGTGGTGGGGGAGAGGGGCAACGGAGGTCCTTTCGACGGTGCTTCACACGGCACTGCCCCCCGGACCAGGGAAGTCCGGGGGGCAGCGGCTCACGAGACTTCGGCTGCTCAGCAGTCGTCGTCGTCGTGGTGGTGCTTCTCGGCCTCGGCGTTGATGCAGGTGTTGCCGAAGGCCGGGTTCAGGGCGCCGATCACGTTGACCGTGTTGCCGCAGAGGTTGACCGGGATGTGGATCGGCAGCTGGATCTCGTTGCCGGAGGCCACACCGGGGGAGCCGGCGGCAACGCCCTCCGCGCCGGAGCTGGCCGCGGCGGCGCCGGCGCCACCGAGCACCAGGCCGAGGGCGGCGGTGGAGAGTACGGCGAGCTTCTTCGCGTTCTGCATGATTGGGATCTCCTAAGTGCTTCTGGCTCAGCCGTTGTTGACGCAGGTGTTGCCGAACGCCGGGTTCAGCAGACCGATCACGTTGACGGTGTTGCCGCAGAGGTTGATCGGGACGTGCACCGGAACCTGAACCAGGTTGCCGGAGAGCACGCCGGGGGAGTGCGCCGCGACGCCCTCCGCGCCCGAGCTGGCGGCGGCCGCACCGGCGCCACCGAGCAGCAGGCCGGCGGCCGCAGCGGAGAGGACGAGAGACTTCGAGAACTTGCGCATGGTGGTTAATCCTCCGTTGATTTCCCGGGCGGGTTCTCCTCCCGGGGCACCGAGCGAAACAGGAATAACGGCCGGAAGGTTCCGGCCGGCCACCGGAAATCACTCAGGCGGACCTGTTGCCGAAGCCGGCTTCGGTTTCTTGCTTCGGGGACTACAACGACGGTCGGGCGAGCGCGAAACGGGTGCCGCGCATTGTCACCCGATCGCCTGACCCGGTGGCTGCGTTCGTACGAACGGGTGATTCCTGGCGCGGGCCCGCAACTCACGGGCAAGGGGGTCGTTCCTGCTCATGCACGCATCGTGCTCAGCAACAAGGAGACTCATATGAGCGTCAAGAAGGCTGCCGCTGTCGGCGCCGCCGTGGTTGGCATCGTGGCCGCGGGAGCCGGGACCGCCATGGCCAGCTCGGGTGCCGAGGGTGCCGCGGTCGGCTCCCCGGGCGTGCTGTCCGGCAACCTGGTCCAGGTGCCGATCCACATCCCGGTGAACGCTTGCGGCAACAGCGTCGACGTGATCGGCCTGCTGAACCCGTCGTTCGGCAACACCTGCATCAACGAAGGCTGATCCAGCCCGCAGCGAAGCCGCTGTCCGGCGTCTCCCCTCCTGAGGCGCCGGGCGGCGGCTTCGGCGTTTTCCAGGGGGCCTGATGCCCCAGCAAGACATGAGGGTGGCTCAGTTTTCTCTGTCCCAAGCCTTGTTGTGTTACTTGTCAGTACCTACGATGTGAACCCGCTCACAGCACCACTCCGCCACCCCACCAAGGAGTCATGCGTGATCAGGAGACTCACCTCGGGCCCACCAACCGTGCTGCTGGCCGTGGCCGGCCTGGTCGCCACCCTCGGCCTGGCCGCCGGCGCCCCGCAGGTGCACGCCGCCACCACCAGCACCCGGGCCGACCTGCCCGCCGCGATCGTCTCGCTCGGCGACAGCGCGATCTCCGGCGAGGGTGCCGGCACCGACACCAGCGACGGCTACTTCGCCGGCACCGACGGACCGACCAACTACTGCCACCGGCATCCGCAGTCGGAGATCTTCGACACCGGCCTGTCCGGACTGACCCCCGTCGACCTGGCCTGCTCGGGCGCCCAGACCGGCGACCTGACCAGCGACCCGACCCTGGCGCAGGTCACCGGCGGCGGCAGCGGCGACTTCGGTGAGCCCAAGCAGGACGTCCAACTCGCCCAGACCGCGGCCAAGTACAACGTCAAGATGGTCGTCGTCACGATCGGCGCCAACGACGACTTCGACTTCAGCGGAATCATGGAGAGCTGCCTCGCGCAGTACTTCCCGATCCCCAAGTCCCAGGGCTGCCGCGACACCATCGGCAGCGCCGCCATCACTCAACGGGCCGCCAAGGTGATCCCCAAGGTGACCGCGGCGATCACCGACATCCGTCAGACCATGCGGGCGGCCGGCTACGCGGACGGCGACTACCAGCTGGTCTACCAGTCGTACTTCACCCCGATCACCCCCGACATCCGCAGCAACGCGTACGTCGACAAGATCGCCCAGGGCTGCCCCGCCTTCCCGGAGGACCTCGCCTGGGGCCACAACTGGGTGGTGCCCACCTTCGACAACGCCCTGCGCCAGGCCGCCGAGGCGGTGCCCGGAGTGCGCTTCCTGGACCAGCGCCGGGTCTCCTACGGCCACGAGGTCTGCGCCGCGTGGAGCAGCTCGCCGTACGAGTACACCAACGGCGACGTGATCGACCTGTCGGAGAACACCCGCAACGGGTGCGACTACCCGATCGGCATCCTCTCGCTCTGCGAGAACGAGATCCGCCAGTCCTACCACCTGCGGGTGGCCGGCTACCGGGGCGAGGGCGCCTGCCTCGGCTCCTTCTACCGCGCCCCCGCCCAGCAGGAGGCCTACTGCACCCTCAACCAGGGCGACGGCACCTCGATCCAGCCGTTGACGCCCGGTCAGCCCTTCGCCGACGCCCCCGAGGACGGCGCCTGGTACCAGCTGACCAATGCCGCCAACGGCCAAGTGCTCGACCTGGCCGGCGGTGGCACCTACGGCGACAGCAGCAAGGGCCGCCTCGCCATCACCTATCCGGCGAGCGGCAGCCTCAACCAGTCCTTCGTCCTCGAGGCCAAGCCCGGCGGCAGCTTCGAGCTCGACTTCAGCGGCAACCGCACCATGTGCCTCGACGCCACCGGCGCCGTCACCACCCCCGGCACCCGCCTCGAACAGTGGGGCTGCAACGGCGGCGCCAACCAGCACTGGCTCGTCTCCCCCTCAGCCAACGGCACCTACAAGCTCGCCGACTCCCAGTCCCCGGGCATGGTGGCCACCCTGAGCGCTGATCACGACGCCCAGTCCAACCCCGTCGTCGAACTCGCCCCCGACACCGGCTCAGCGGCCCAGCAGTGGCAGCTGACCAAGCTCGGCATCGTCTACCTGCACGGCTGACCAGACCGTCGGGGGGTGGAGAGCCGGCCCGTCCGGCCCTCCACCCCCCCGACGCGTCCAGGGTCTTCCCGCGGACGGGCCTGTGGTCCGGGCCACTGGGGGCTCGGAATGTGACGGTCTGCGGTGGTGGCCGTGCAGGGCGTTGACCGATCGGCCGGGAATCCGGGTGGCCTCGGTCACAACGGGCCGCAGGCGGGTGGGGCGGTTTGCCGAGTTTTCGGTGGTTTCCGCCGGTTTCCCGGGCCGAGTTTCCGCGGGTAACGCCCGCTGGCCTGCGCCGATCCCAAAATGGTTGATAACGGGCAGCCGGTTGCCTAACTTCGATCTCAGCGCAGCAAGCGCAACCCGGGACCACCCGAACACCCCACCGCGGCTCACGCGGTGCGGCACCACGGGGGGCCGGGACGGAGCGGGACGTCCCCTACGTCACCGTCCGTCCGCAGGACGCGGCCAGCGAACCAGCCAAGGCATCCGCCTCTGGTTCCGTGCGCCCACCGGGACCTTGTCGAGAGGGATCACTTTGACTTTCCGTAACGAGAACACCGCCACCGCCACCGCCACCACCACCCCGAAGAAGCGCAACCGGGTCCGGATGGCCGTCATGGGCGGCGCGATGCTCGCCCTTCCGGTGGCGGGCCTCGTCGCGGCCAACACGGCCTCCGCCGCCCCCACCTCCACCTGGGACGCGGTCGCCCAGTGCGAGAGCACCGGCAACTGGAGCATCAACAGCGGCAACGGCTTCTACGGCGGCCTGCAGTTCACCTCCTCCACCTGGGCGGCCTACGGCGGCACCCAGTACGCGGCCAGCGCGGACCAGGCCACCAAGGACCAGCAGATCGCGATCGCCGAGAAGGTCCTCGCCGACCAGGGCCCCGGCGCCTGGCCGGTCTGCTCCGTCAAGGCGGGCCTGACCGCCGGCGGCGCCCCGGCCGCGGTCGACACCTCGTCCTCGACCACCACCGGCTCCACCACCGCCACCAAGCAGAGCGCCCCGGTCCAGCAGGCCACCCCCAAGGCCGCCACCCCGGCGCAGCAGCCGACCGCCCCCAAGGTCGCCGTGAAGCCGGCCGTGAAGCCGGCCGAGAAGCCGGTCGTCGCGAAGGCCGCCGACAAGCCCGCCGCGCCGACCAGCACCAAGCCCACCACCGGCGCCACCTACACCGTCAAGAGCGGTGACACCCTGAGCGCCATCGCCGCCGCCCACGGCACCAACTGGCAGAGCCTGTACCAGCACAACGCGCAGGTCGTCGGCGCCAACGCCGACCTGATCCTGCCCGGCCAGGTCCTCAGCATCTGAGGCAGCTGAGCCACAGCACCAAACCCGGCGCCCCCTTCCCACTGCCATGGGAAGGGGGCGCCGGGTCTTCGGCATACCCGTGCTGGATTCCCTTGCTGACGGGGCATCGGCGCCGGGTGGCCACCCGTCAGAAACCGACGAACGCGCCCACACAGTTGACATGCCGGCCGTCCCCGATCACGGGGGCGAGCTGTCGGGGTGACCGGTCCTCAGGAAGCGGCGAGCCTGCGGCTCAGGGCCACACCAGGCAGTACAGCTGGTGCCCCGCGTCGTGCAGGCGGTTCGCGAAGTCCTGCCACTCGTGCAGCATGCTGTAGATCACGAACGCATCCCGCGGCCCTCGCCGGTCCGGGACGGTGGACCAGATGAACGCTGCGGCGCCCAGCTCGGTCTCGTCGGCCTTGCGGAGTGGTTCGACGACGGTGTGGGGGAGTTGGACGACGGCGTAGTCGGGGTGCAGGACGACCAGTTCGAGTGGGGGGACCTGGTGGAGGGGGACGCCCTGGATGCCGGTGAGGACCATGGCGCTCATGGTCTCCGGCTTGATCTTGGTGGAGAGGTGGCCGTTGGGG from Kitasatospora azatica KCTC 9699 harbors:
- a CDS encoding chaplin, whose translation is MQNAKKLAVLSTAALGLVLGGAGAAAASSGAEGVAAGSPGVASGNEIQLPIHIPVNLCGNTVNVIGALNPAFGNTCINAEAEKHHHDDDDC
- a CDS encoding chaplin, producing the protein MRKFSKSLVLSAAAAGLLLGGAGAAAASSGAEGVAAHSPGVLSGNLVQVPVHVPINLCGNTVNVIGLLNPAFGNTCVNNG
- a CDS encoding chaplin, whose protein sequence is MSVKKAAAVGAAVVGIVAAGAGTAMASSGAEGAAVGSPGVLSGNLVQVPIHIPVNACGNSVDVIGLLNPSFGNTCINEG
- a CDS encoding RICIN domain-containing protein yields the protein MIRRLTSGPPTVLLAVAGLVATLGLAAGAPQVHAATTSTRADLPAAIVSLGDSAISGEGAGTDTSDGYFAGTDGPTNYCHRHPQSEIFDTGLSGLTPVDLACSGAQTGDLTSDPTLAQVTGGGSGDFGEPKQDVQLAQTAAKYNVKMVVVTIGANDDFDFSGIMESCLAQYFPIPKSQGCRDTIGSAAITQRAAKVIPKVTAAITDIRQTMRAAGYADGDYQLVYQSYFTPITPDIRSNAYVDKIAQGCPAFPEDLAWGHNWVVPTFDNALRQAAEAVPGVRFLDQRRVSYGHEVCAAWSSSPYEYTNGDVIDLSENTRNGCDYPIGILSLCENEIRQSYHLRVAGYRGEGACLGSFYRAPAQQEAYCTLNQGDGTSIQPLTPGQPFADAPEDGAWYQLTNAANGQVLDLAGGGTYGDSSKGRLAITYPASGSLNQSFVLEAKPGGSFELDFSGNRTMCLDATGAVTTPGTRLEQWGCNGGANQHWLVSPSANGTYKLADSQSPGMVATLSADHDAQSNPVVELAPDTGSAAQQWQLTKLGIVYLHG
- a CDS encoding transglycosylase family protein, with amino-acid sequence MTFRNENTATATATTTPKKRNRVRMAVMGGAMLALPVAGLVAANTASAAPTSTWDAVAQCESTGNWSINSGNGFYGGLQFTSSTWAAYGGTQYAASADQATKDQQIAIAEKVLADQGPGAWPVCSVKAGLTAGGAPAAVDTSSSTTTGSTTATKQSAPVQQATPKAATPAQQPTAPKVAVKPAVKPAEKPVVAKAADKPAAPTSTKPTTGATYTVKSGDTLSAIAAAHGTNWQSLYQHNAQVVGANADLILPGQVLSI